The region CCAATCGGACAGCACAAAGCCCGGCGCAAATGAAGCAAACGCCGGGCTTATGGTTTTTATCATGCCAACCAGCTTATTTCCGAAGTCTGCACCTGCCGCAAGGTGGTAGGCTGTGCCGAGCTTTAGAAAGAACCACAGCACGAACAGATAGGGAACATTGGGAATCATATATTTACGGATTTTATCGTTCATTCCGCACCACCTCCGGTTTTCGTTCCTTTTGGCGCGTTTTGGTGCGCTCCCTGTCGGCAAAGGCTTTTAACTGTTTCAGAATAGAGGGGCGGCGACTCATGCTCCGGTTCAGCACCAGCTTTGTGTATTCGCCAAAACAGGCGGTTATCGCGTCTGCCTGCCCGGCTTTGAAGAATAACAAATATTTGTTCGGCCCGGTTTTGTGAAAAGCATAATCTACATTGTATTTCCGGGCCACACGGTCAAACAGCTTCGTATCCCCGGATAAATCAAGGCTGTTGGTCGAAACGCCATGATTCATCAGCTTTTTTACGCTCTGTCTGCCTTGTGGTGTCTGCCGTTTCTGATGGCTCTTTTGTATCTGCCGGAGTGCTACCGCCAACACCTTTGCCAGCGTCCGGCCCGTCAGCTTTGTGGCATTGACGGATAGGGCAACCGTCCGGCGTTCAATATCTTCCTGCATGAAATTCCTCCTTTCCTGCCAGATAGAACAATCGTATAGGCGGGAGGACTTCGGGCCAACTTGGCCCGAAGTTGCCTACCTTTCCGCATTGGCAGGGCGGGGACGCTCTGGGTTGGGAGCGTCCTTTTGTGCCTGCGCAATTTTTTCATTGTGAGTGGCAAGAGCTTCCCGGATAGAGGGCTTTTTCTCTGCCGCCCGTTCCTCCAACCGTGCCAGCGTAATCAAAGAATTTTCTACATGGCCTTTTATACTGGAAAAATGGGAACGCTCCGCACGGAATGGAGCGGATATGACCGCCGCCAGCTTGCCGGGCTGTTTTACTTCCTGTGCCGCTTCTCTGCCAAGCATGGTACGGCCCATGTTTTTCAAATGCCGCCCGGCTTGATGGTATTCGGTGCTGATTGCTTCGATTTTGGCTATGGCTTTGTCATCATACTGGATATTCTTCGCGAGAGTATCCCGCATGTTTTCCAGATTGGGTCTGATTTTGAAGAACCGGACCACGTTATCCAGCGCAGAAATGCTGTTTTCCTTAAAAGCGGCAACGGCGTTTTTACAGCCGTCTATGACGTTCTGCTTTAGATTTGCAAGCCGTTCCCTCAAGTCAAGCACCTGCCCCTGCATGACAATGACCGCTTTTTGCAAAGTGGCCTTGACCGGGTGGTTCTGTTCCTGCGCTGTTTTCAATTCCTGCCGCATGGCGGTAAGTTCCTTTACAGCGGTGTCAAGCTGTTTTTCCATTGCGCCCACCTGATTCAGAACCGCAAGAAAATCCTTTGTGGATGGGGAGTTGTTATCCCGCAATATCGCCAAAAGCTCTTTCACATGCTCATTATCCAAAAGTGGTTCAACGGTAGTTTTCGTTTTTGCCATAGGCTTTAACCTCCTTTCGCACTTCAGGACAAGTTGGCCCGAAGTGGCTTTACCGTTCCTCATAGGTCGGTGCGGTGTGGCTCTTTTGGGGAAGCATGGTCTTTTTCCTGCCCCTGTGTTTTTACCGTCAAAATCCCGTTCAGCGTAGTTGCCGTAATGTTCAGCCGCCCAGCTATGGTAATATCGTTTTTCATATCCTCATTCATGCCATCACCGCAGACAACCACCACATGGGCGCGGCGCAGGAGATCCCGACTCATATCAATTCCACTTTTATGTTCCTCTGGGATTGCACCGTTCAGAAACAGTGGGAGATACAGGCAAGGGCAGATGGGTGAAAATCCGGCTTCATAGACTGCCCGACAATATTGCGCCGCCTGTTTGGTATCTGCGGCATGGTCGCCGCTCCATGCGGCGGTAATGTATGCTAAAGGTCGTTTCATTATTTAAGCACCTCCGTTCTTGTTGCGCTGAATGTGTCAACCTATCCCCCCGCCCTTTCCATTCATGGAAAGGGGGCAGCTCAAAGGAATATATATCCCCGTCGCTTGACTGCCTTAAAGCATAGCCGGGAGAAATCTGTCAAGAGCATAGCCGCCGTTGGCGGTGCTTCGCACTCTTGACTGATTTTCCCGGCTGTGCTACCTGGTATATGGCGACGGGGAATATATTATATCCTTAGAGCTTTGGGGTGCGGGGCAAAGCCCCGCATACACCGACTTCGGGCCAACTTGACCCGAAGTGCTTATTTTTCCTGTTCGGCTTTCTTTTGGGGAACCGAAACCTCTTTCAGCTTATCTTTGTTTTCCTCAAGCAGCTTCATAATGGTATCCTTCATTTCGCGGGGTGTTTTCTCCTTGCTGAAATACTGGCTTAATTCCTGACTTGAAATAATCACTTTGTCTGCCTCCTTTTTTTCTTCTAACATAATTCCGTCAATCACATCGGGGTTTAACAGCTTCTTTTGGTCAAGGTCACGCATACGCTGTGCCTGTGAGAGTGAGGGAGCCGACTGCTGACCCTCAATGGCGATAGCAATATACCGCTGATTTTTGGGTGCAATGAACGCAAGCTCCACGGCGGGAGTGAACGCGATTTTCTTTTCGTCCACCATTTTCATAAGGTCAGGAACCAGCTCATTGAGCTTGATATACCGCTGAACCTGCTTGACCGTCATTTTGTTGCGCTCGGCTACTACCTCATTGGAGCGTTGCCCGTTGCCAGTTCGTGCGCCCTGCTTCTTAATGGCTTCTAATTGCATTTGCAGAGCTTTGGCCCGTTCACTGGGCAGGATATTTTCACGCTGGTTGGTATTGTCCTCTACCATCTGTGTGATGGCCTGTTCGTCCGTCATGTTGCGGATAATACAAGGCATATCCGTAAATCCGGCTAATTCGCTGGCTTTCTGGCGGCGGTGTCCGGATACGATTTCATACCCACCATCTTCGCGGGGACGTACAATGGCAGGCTGGGTAACACCCTTGTCTTTAACGCTTTCCACCATAGCCGCCATTTCTTCATCATTTCGGACTTGAAACGGGTGGTCTTTGAAAGCGTAAAGCTCGGAAAGATTGAGGTAAACAATCTGTTCCTGTTCACCGGGGCGGGGTGCTTCCCTCGGTTCGGGCGGCAGTTCTGGAGTAGGGGGCGGCGTTTCCTGCTGTGCCTGTTCCGTAGCTTGTGGGAAAGCAGAGGCTCTACCGCCAATTTCTGCGGCTTGTTTCGGTTTATCCGGCTTTTCCGGTTTTACAGCCTTTGGGGCTTTTTCCTGTTTGGCAGGACGTGAGGGCTTTTTATCGGCTTTTTCGGCAGTTTTGGACTTGCTATCATTTTTCTTATTCGGGCTTGTTTTCTCCGGCTTTGCCGTTTTTTCAGTAGGGGCTGATTTTTCCACTTCCTGCTTTTCGGGGGCAGTCTGCTCCGCTTCCTTTACCGCCGCCTGTTTCCCGGAAACAATCTCATTGATTTTGTCAAAGGAAACCACCACATCACCGGGGGCAGGAATGTCAATGGAGGTAGGTACTTCCGGCCTGTTCTTATCAGATTCATGCAGGGCGGCTCCGTCCTCATGGGGAAGTGCCGCTGTTTCTTCGGCAGTCTTTTCCGGGGCAGGAGCTTCGCCGCTAATCTCCGGCATGGGTGCGAGAGTGCTTTTTTCTTCTGTTGTTGTTTCCTGTGCGGGGGCGGTTTTTACTTCTTCTGGCTTGTTTGGCTCATTTTTTGCCATGCGTTTTTCCTCCTTGTCTGTTTTATGGCATGAAAAAAGGGGCCTGATTTTTTAGGTCAAGCCCCAACGGGATTTTTGCAATCCCTCCTTTCGACTTCGGGACAAGTTGGCCCGAAGTGGTTATTATCTAAATATAAGTGTTATCCATAGTCTCTTTTGGACAGCATCCATATTTCATATTTGCAACTAAACGGAAAATTCTTCATCTGTTATCTACATATTTCTTCACAAAATTGCCAAATAGTGATAAAATATATTTGAGAAATAATATCTGTGCTAAATTACATATAAAGTAGCTTGAATCGGGGGATAACATGAACTTAGCCAACGTATTAAATTCATATAGCGATGAATATTGGGATTTCAAAGATGCAAAGAATGATGGTATACATAGTATTGCAAACTATCCAGCTCCTATGGTTGCTCCCATGCAACATGAACTATTAAATCTTCTTTTAAGAGAGAATCAAGGTTATCAGAAAATGCTTGATCCATTTCATGGTTCAGGGGTAACCTTAGTCGAGGGACAATCTTTAGGGCTCGAAGTTTGGGGAATGGATATTAACCCATATGCACATATTATTTCACTCGCAAAGCTTGAAAAGTACGATCCTAAAATAATCGAGCCTGCAAATCACCAAATAATACAGCGAATAGAAAACTTAAAAAAAAGTAATCTTGCAATTCATCATTCTTTTGACAATATTCAAAAGTGGTTCCGTGATGACGTCATTGATGATCTTCGTATTATTCGAACAGCGATAACCATGGAATCTAACTTAAAAACTCGCAGATACTATTGGCTTTGTTTTGGAGAAATAGTTAAGCGGTATAGTAATACGAGGACTTCTACTTTCAAACTGCATGTTAAAGAATCTGAAAAAATTTCTGAAATGCAAAACAATGTTTTAGAAGATTTTTTTAATAAAATAAAGGAAACATATAAACTAATTGGCTACCCCAAATTAGGACCATTCCATTTGACTTGTGGTGATTCTATAGAAATAATGAAGACTTATAAACCAAATTCTTTCGACATAATATGCACATCACCTCCTTATGGAGACAATGCAACTACAGTAACGTATGGTCAATTTTCTATATTACAGTTGCTTTGGATTGATAATAACGATTTTCAATATGATTCCAATTGCGTAGATAATTTTTCTAAAATCGATTCAATGAGTTTAGGGGGTGCACATTCGGCGAATAATGCATTTTATTATTCACCCATTATTTCGTCATATATCTCTCAATTATCTCTTCATAAACAAACAAAGATAAAGCGTTTTTACACTGATTACGAAAATGCATTTCGGTTAATGACTCGTCTGTTAAAACCAAAAGGAAGCATGCTTTTAACTCTAGGAAATAGAATGGTTGATCGTTTGGAATTTCCCTTTATTGACGTAAATAAAGAAATTGCGCAATATTATGGATTGGAATTGATACACGTTATTAACCGAAATATAATGAAAAAAAGAATGCCAATTCGCGTTTCAAGATTATCAGATGGTAAACCTGTTGATTCAATGTCAAAAGAGACGGTACTATTGTTTAGGAAGGGAGAACACTAAAATGCCGGAGATTCAAGCAAATATTCAAGCTGGAAAATATGAAGATGTTTTAGCAGCAGTACAAAGCCCAGTAATTGCATTAACAGAGTTAGTTAAAAATGCTTCAGATTCCTGCCTTAATAAGCATGACCCAATAATTATTAACATTAATACACAAAACAAAGTAATTACGATTACTGATTCTGGAGAGGGTTTATCAAAAAATGAACTAGAGCACTTAGGGGAAGCTGGTTATTCTTCTAAAATGATCGGCAATAATATCCAATCTCCAATTGATAACCCATTGTCAGGTAGTAAGGGTCTTGGCCTTCTTACAGCTTTCTTTATTGCTGATACCTTAGAAATTGAAACATATTCAATATTAGATAAAAAATCGTACTATCTCGTTTGGAAAAAGGGAGAGCAAAAATATACATATGTTGAAGCAAAGAGTGAATTTCAAGGAACCACTATTACCTTAAAGAATATTGAACCCGCTAAACTTCAAATGATTCTCTTACCAGAAGAGAAAGTTAAACTTTTTATGGCTTCAATAAGATTCTTTACAGATAGCGAAAATCTGCCACGTATTAAGCTGGTTGTTGACGGTATGGAAGAATCTTATTACCCTGCAGAACCGCTTGAGAGTTACTATAACAGAAACAAACGTGATAATAGTGGTTTCATTGCAAAAGCTAGTTTTAGTTATGTAAATAATCAGATTACTTTATCATATGAAGATAATATATCAAATTTCTATACTTTTAATGAAAAGAGCATTGACCTTAGAGATAAGCGTACTGTTGATAGTTTTGTAAGTGATATTCGTGCTCCTGAAAGCGGAGTAGCACCTATTAAAAGCATTTGTGAATCAGAAGTCTTTAGTGAACAGTATTTGCCGATTGACCTGCCTGCTTTTTCAGGAGTTTTATATACATGGAGACATAGAAAAAATGATGACCTTGAACAATGGCCGGTAGGTGTCAGGATATACATTAACAACTATAGCTTATATAGGTATCTAGATAAAGAAAATGATTGGCTCACCCTTTCAGAAGTAAGCCAAAATGTTAAAGCTACTAACTACAAATTAAAAAACACATATGGGTATTTAGATTTAACTAATTACAATGAACATAACCATGAATTAAAAATATCCAAGGAACGAAATGATTTCGTAGATTCAATGGCTCAAAGAAAATTCATACATATTATGCGTGACGTTATTGTGGGAATTTTTTCAAGGATTGATATAGCAGTTAAAAACCCACCTATTCAATCAATTAATCTAAGATATAATAATGTAACAGTGAAAGTTGGAGAACCATTTAATTTAGCAAATGCAGTTATTTGTAATAACATCGGACTGGATGATATTGATTTGGATTTCGATGAGTCTCAAATCTCTATAACCGAAGATTGGATGGTTTCAACTGATCGAGCTGGCTCTTATAATATTAAATTAAATTTTGATAGTAAATCACACACATTCACAATTCATTATAAAAATGTAATTCCTGAATTTGATTTACAAAAAAACATGATTACGATATATAAAGGTAACTCAGTAAACCTAAGAGATTTCATTGTGGCCTCAAGTTGTAAGGATGTTACTCCTAACAGCATAGATATACAGTCGCAGGGTAAAGATACGATTATAAAAAATGATGTATTCGACAAGAATAATTCAGTTGGTCAACATATTGTATTTTATCGCTATGAGGATTTTCAGCGTACATTGTCAATTACTGTTAAAGAAATAGAACGTCAACCTGGTGCTGGTGCAAAATCTCCTAGAATAGATATTTTATTTCCAAAGCTTGATGATTTACGAGCACATTCATTTAAACTACCTGAATTAGTCGATGCTATATCATCTTATTATGTACAAGCACCAACCCTTTGTATGGCGGCAATTCGGATATTAATTGAATCATCTGCTAAAGAATTTTTTGAACATCTTGTAGATGAAGAGGTAATTGATAGTTTTCCGAGTTTGGTTAATAGGATATTGAATATTCGCGATTGCCATCCTAAAAGTCCAGATTATATAAAATATATTAGTACGCAAAGCCCAAGATTCATTGAGGAATATCAGCGTATATCCACTGAATACCAGCTTCTCTTATCTAAAGATGTAAAAACAAACATAAACGCTCACCTTAAAGAAATAGATCTTGACATGTTTGTACACAATCCATCAATTGTTGCAACTGACACAACGGTATATAGGTCTATGCAAATATTTGCCCCTTTGTTGAATTATATTTTTGAAGTTTTATTGCTCGATCTTTCATAACTATAAATAAAATGTATTTTAGATATAACTTCGGGCCAACTTGGCTCGAAGTTATATCTCTATATACAAAAATACCGCCCATCTTGTCCAATTAGGCAGTATCCTGTGTAATGTGATAGCTCATATTTTATTTTGGTATTCCCTTATCCCGCATAGAATAAGGTTTTTTGCAGTTTTCCTTAAATCACGGGTCCTGTAGGTCCAGTCGGCCCGGTATCACCGGTCGGTCCGGTCGGTCCAGTATCGCCAGTAAGTCCGGTAGGTCCGGTCGGCCCGGTATCACCGGTAAGACCGGTAGGTCCGGTAGGCCCAGTATCACCGGTAAGCCCGATAGGTCCGGTAGGTCCGGTATCACCGGTAAGACCGATAGGCCCGGTAGGGCCGGTATCACCGGTAAGTCCGATGGGTCCAGTAGGTCCGGTCGGCCCAGTATCACCGGTAAGCCCGATAGGTCCGGTAGGTCCGGTATCACCGGTAATTCCGATAGGTCCAGTCGGTCCGGTCGGCCCGGTATCACCAGTTATTCCGATGGGTCCAGTCGGTCCGGTCGGCCCGGTATCACCGGTAATTCCGGTCGGCCCAGTCGGCCCGGTGGGTCCGATAGGCCCGGTAGGTCCAGTCGGCCCAGTCGGCCCTATGGCCCCAGTAGGTCCAGTAGAACCCATAGGACCCGTAGCACCAGTAGGCCCAGTGGCACCGGTAGGCCCAGTAGGCCCAGCAGCACCTGTCGGCCCAGTGGGCCCAGTGGTACCGGAAGGTCCTGTAGCACCGGTGGGGCCAGTAGGTCCGATAGGCCCCGTGTCACCAGTAGGCCCTGTAGTACCGGAAGGCCCAGTGGGCCCTGTAACACCGGCTGCCCCGGTCGGTCCAGTAGGTCCGGCAGGACCGATAGGCCCAGTAGGTCCGGTAGGTCCGATGGCTCCGTTTTCAGCATTTTCTAAAACAACCAGAGTCCCTTTCAGCGGAACATTCTGAGAAAAATATATAGTTGATGTACTGATATTCACAAGTGAAAAGGTAACCGGTGGATCCGTTACTTCAATAATTCCAACTCCATATACCTCACCTGTTTTTATTGGAGAATTGCCTATTATAAAATCTCCCTGTGATGAAGATATAGCAAAAGCAGACCCATTTGTAGATGATGAAGACTGTGTGGCTAACCACCAGTGGATAATATATCTTCCGGCTTCAAGAATAAGGATATTACCGGTGGATGGATCATAACCGATGTTTCCTGAAAGATATACGATTGAATCGAAGAGGACATTTGATCCGGGTCCAATTGATACAGATGTATTTAGGTCTATTTGTAGTGCGGAATTGCTCATTGTATTTCCTCCCCATACTTTTCTAAATCAAAAAACTACAGTGCACAAACATGCCTGTTATATATTTTATGCGGTAGACAAGGTTTAGGAAACTGTTCGTGCTTTTCATGCATTTACAGAACTTATTCCCAAATTTCCATTTTTCCAGGCAATTAATAAGAGCAAGTCAAAATATTAAAAGGAAATGGAATAAGATGGATGGAAACAGGATATGAATAAATTTGTTCCTAAGAAAGAAAAACAAATGAAGAAAACTTTTAACCGGAGGTCAGTTAATCTGATGATTATTTTGTAGTTGCGATGAATCGATTAATCATGGTTTATTGATGTCCCCCGTTGAAACAATATGCATTTTTAAGTATAATAGTTTCATTACACTTAATGAAAAAAGTAAAAGGAACCAGGGAGGCATTATGAACATCAGGGTCATAGCAGTGGACAACTCGGAGGAATTATTAATAAAACTGACTCGAATATTAAAGGAAATAGATGGAGTTGAGCTTTGCGGCAGCTTTCATGAAGCCATAACAGCCATGCAATATGTGAGAGAAAATCCTGTTGATTTGGTATTTTCGGATGTAGTCATGCCGGACATCAGCGGAATTACTCTTGCAGCAAAGCTGTATGAGCATCCGGATCCGCCGGAGGTGGTGCTGCTTTCCGGAATACCCGGTTTTTCGCTGGAGGCATGGAAGATCCGGGCCTTTGGTTTTATTATAAAACCCTATACAAAAATGCAGATCGTTAAAATGATTGATCAATATATAATGGAAAAAAACAGAGTGGTTTAATGCAGAGAAAGACAGCTTACGGCAGCATTTACAGCAATAACGATACAGGTTTTTACCAAAAGGGGTTTTTGCGTTTTTTCCGTGCAAAAGCCCTTTAAAATTTGTTTCAAAACTACGGAAAGCCTTGTATTTCCTTAGTTTTTGTATTTTAATGGACGAACCCAGATGACTATGATATAATATTAAGATAGTGAAAAAGAGAACCCTTTTTTCCATAAGGAGAAAGAAATGAAAGAAAAGTTCAAAATAAAGGGACAGCTAAGGATGTATATGCAGTGGCCGCTTTACCTGAGTGCATTGCTGATTGCCGCCAATACGGTGATCGGTGCAGCCAGTACAAAGGCAGGCATCATCATGGCGGCTTTTACACTTCTGTATATTGGCATAGCAGTCTGGCTTTATACTTACAGAAGGAGACTTCTGATGGGCGGCCTTGTGGAATTTTCTGCGGAATATTCCTGGATGCAGAAGCAGCTCCTTACCGATCTGGAATTGCCATATGGAATGGCGGATGAGAACGGAAGAATTCTCTGGGGGAATACGGCGTTTTCAGAAGTTTTGGGGGAAGAAAAGCCTCTGAAGACTTCAAGAAAGAACATTATGGCCTTTTTTCCGGAGATAACCAAGGAGGTGCTAAAGCTAAATGAAGGCACGGCTGTTGTTCATGTGGCACGCAATGGAAGGATGTACCGGATTCGCTTAAAGGCTGTCAAGATGAAGGATTCGCCGGAAGTCATTGTCTCATCCATAGGTGCAGAGGCTGCCGGGCAGATGCTTGTGGCAGTTTATCTTTTTGATGAAACGGAAATCCTCACCTATAAGCAGATGGTGGATGATCAGAAAATGGTGGCCGGTCTTATATATCTTGATAACTATGATGAGGCGCTGGAAAGTGTGGAGGAGGTACGCCGATCTCTGCTAACTGCCCTCATTGACCGTAAAATCACCAAGTACATTACCAACATGAACGGAATCGTTAAGAAGCTGGAAAAGGATAAATATTTTATTGCCATTAAACAGTCCTATATCACAGAGCTTAAGGAGAACCGTTTTTCCATTCTGGAAGAAGTGAAAACCGTCAATATCGGCAATGAGATGGCAGTTACCCTTAGCATTGGTCTAGGTATGAACGGAGAAAGCTATTACCGGAATTACGATTTCGCAAGAATTGCCATTGATATGGCTCTTGGACGGGGCGGTGACCAGGCGGTGATCAAGGATGGAGAACGGATCCAGTATTTCGGAGGCAAGGCCCAGCAGGTAGAAAAGACCACCCGTGTAAAGGCCCGTGTAAAGGCTCACGCCCTCAGGGAACTGATGGAAACGAAGGACCGGCTGATGATCATGGGACACCGTTTAACGGATATTGATGCCTTTGGTGCAGCAGTTGGAATTTACCGTATTGCAACGGCTATGGATAAAAAGGCACATATTATTATTAATGAGGTGACGACCTCGGTCCGCCCTATGCTGGACCGTTTTGTGGGAAATCCGGATTACCCGGATGATTTATTCCTGACCGGAGCCAAGGCGGCGGAGCTGGCAGATGCCAACACCCTTTTGGTGGTGGTAGATGTAAACCGTCCCAGCATTACCGATGCACCGGAGCTTTTGCGTCTTATAAAGACGATTGTGGTTCTGGATCATCACAGACAAAGCAGTGAGATCATTGATAATGCGGTTCTTTCATATGTAGAGCCCTATGCCTCATCCTCCTGCGAGATGGTAGCAGAGGTACTGCAATACATTGCAGATGGAATTAAGATCAAGTCGCCGGAAGCGGATGCCCTGTATGCGGGAATCGTTATTGATACCAATAATTTTACCAATCAGACAGGTGTCAGGACCTTTGAAGCGGCTGCCTTTCTGAGAAGAAACGGAGCAGATGTGGTCCGGGTACGGAAGATGTTCCGGGATAACCTGGATGACTACAAAGCAAAAGCGGAAGCCATTCGGGATGCGGAGATTTTTGAGGGCTGCTTTGCCATCAGCGTATGTTCCTCAGAAGGAATCGGAAGCCCTACGGTCATAGGTGCCCAGGCAGCCAATGAGCTGCTTGACATAGCCGGGATCAAGGCATCCATTGTAATAACAGATTACAATCATACCGTTTATATTAGTGCCCGCTCCATTGATGAAGTAAATGTACAGGTTATGATGGAAAAGCTGGGAGGCGGCGGGCACCGTACCATAGCAGGTGCACAGCTGGCAGAGGTCAGCATTGAAGAAGCCAAAATCCGCGTAAAAGCGGTTATTAAAGAGATGTTAGAGAAGGGAGACATATCATAATGGAAGTTGTGTTATTAGAAGACGTAAAGGCATTAGGCAAGAAGGGACAGATCGTTAAGGTAAACGATGGATATGCAAGAAATTTCATTCTCCCGAAAAAACTTGGGATTGAGGCAACCGCTAAAAATTTAAATGATTTAAAGCTTCAAAAGGCCAATGAAGCCAGGCTTGCGGAAGAACAGCTGGAGGCTGCTAAGGCGCTGGGGGCCCAGCTTTCAGAAGGATCTGTCACACTCTCCATGCGTGCGGGAGAGGGCGGAAGAGCCTTTGGTTCGGTATCTGGAAAGGAGATCTCCATTGCCATTAAGAACCAGTTGGGATATG is a window of [Clostridium] saccharolyticum WM1 DNA encoding:
- a CDS encoding DNA adenine methylase, with product MNLANVLNSYSDEYWDFKDAKNDGIHSIANYPAPMVAPMQHELLNLLLRENQGYQKMLDPFHGSGVTLVEGQSLGLEVWGMDINPYAHIISLAKLEKYDPKIIEPANHQIIQRIENLKKSNLAIHHSFDNIQKWFRDDVIDDLRIIRTAITMESNLKTRRYYWLCFGEIVKRYSNTRTSTFKLHVKESEKISEMQNNVLEDFFNKIKETYKLIGYPKLGPFHLTCGDSIEIMKTYKPNSFDIICTSPPYGDNATTVTYGQFSILQLLWIDNNDFQYDSNCVDNFSKIDSMSLGGAHSANNAFYYSPIISSYISQLSLHKQTKIKRFYTDYENAFRLMTRLLKPKGSMLLTLGNRMVDRLEFPFIDVNKEIAQYYGLELIHVINRNIMKKRMPIRVSRLSDGKPVDSMSKETVLLFRKGEH
- a CDS encoding DUF7768 domain-containing protein — its product is MKRPLAYITAAWSGDHAADTKQAAQYCRAVYEAGFSPICPCLYLPLFLNGAIPEEHKSGIDMSRDLLRRAHVVVVCGDGMNEDMKNDITIAGRLNITATTLNGILTVKTQGQEKDHASPKEPHRTDL
- a CDS encoding LytR/AlgR family response regulator transcription factor, giving the protein MNIRVIAVDNSEELLIKLTRILKEIDGVELCGSFHEAITAMQYVRENPVDLVFSDVVMPDISGITLAAKLYEHPDPPEVVLLSGIPGFSLEAWKIRAFGFIIKPYTKMQIVKMIDQYIMEKNRVV
- a CDS encoding PcfB family protein, with the translated sequence MQEDIERRTVALSVNATKLTGRTLAKVLAVALRQIQKSHQKRQTPQGRQSVKKLMNHGVSTNSLDLSGDTKLFDRVARKYNVDYAFHKTGPNKYLLFFKAGQADAITACFGEYTKLVLNRSMSRRPSILKQLKAFADRERTKTRQKERKPEVVRNER
- a CDS encoding ATP-binding protein, which encodes MPEIQANIQAGKYEDVLAAVQSPVIALTELVKNASDSCLNKHDPIIININTQNKVITITDSGEGLSKNELEHLGEAGYSSKMIGNNIQSPIDNPLSGSKGLGLLTAFFIADTLEIETYSILDKKSYYLVWKKGEQKYTYVEAKSEFQGTTITLKNIEPAKLQMILLPEEKVKLFMASIRFFTDSENLPRIKLVVDGMEESYYPAEPLESYYNRNKRDNSGFIAKASFSYVNNQITLSYEDNISNFYTFNEKSIDLRDKRTVDSFVSDIRAPESGVAPIKSICESEVFSEQYLPIDLPAFSGVLYTWRHRKNDDLEQWPVGVRIYINNYSLYRYLDKENDWLTLSEVSQNVKATNYKLKNTYGYLDLTNYNEHNHELKISKERNDFVDSMAQRKFIHIMRDVIVGIFSRIDIAVKNPPIQSINLRYNNVTVKVGEPFNLANAVICNNIGLDDIDLDFDESQISITEDWMVSTDRAGSYNIKLNFDSKSHTFTIHYKNVIPEFDLQKNMITIYKGNSVNLRDFIVASSCKDVTPNSIDIQSQGKDTIIKNDVFDKNNSVGQHIVFYRYEDFQRTLSITVKEIERQPGAGAKSPRIDILFPKLDDLRAHSFKLPELVDAISSYYVQAPTLCMAAIRILIESSAKEFFEHLVDEEVIDSFPSLVNRILNIRDCHPKSPDYIKYISTQSPRFIEEYQRISTEYQLLLSKDVKTNINAHLKEIDLDMFVHNPSIVATDTTVYRSMQIFAPLLNYIFEVLLLDLS
- a CDS encoding collagen-like domain-containing protein, translated to MSNSALQIDLNTSVSIGPGSNVLFDSIVYLSGNIGYDPSTGNILILEAGRYIIHWWLATQSSSSTNGSAFAISSSQGDFIIGNSPIKTGEVYGVGIIEVTDPPVTFSLVNISTSTIYFSQNVPLKGTLVVLENAENGAIGPTGPTGPIGPAGPTGPTGAAGVTGPTGPSGTTGPTGDTGPIGPTGPTGATGPSGTTGPTGPTGAAGPTGPTGATGPTGATGPMGSTGPTGAIGPTGPTGPTGPIGPTGPTGPTGITGDTGPTGPTGPIGITGDTGPTGPTGPIGITGDTGPTGPIGLTGDTGPTGPTGPIGLTGDTGPTGPIGLTGDTGPTGPIGLTGDTGPTGPTGLTGDTGPTGPTGLTGDTGPTGPTGDTGPTGPTGPVI
- a CDS encoding DUF6674 family protein encodes the protein MAKTKTTVEPLLDNEHVKELLAILRDNNSPSTKDFLAVLNQVGAMEKQLDTAVKELTAMRQELKTAQEQNHPVKATLQKAVIVMQGQVLDLRERLANLKQNVIDGCKNAVAAFKENSISALDNVVRFFKIRPNLENMRDTLAKNIQYDDKAIAKIEAISTEYHQAGRHLKNMGRTMLGREAAQEVKQPGKLAAVISAPFRAERSHFSSIKGHVENSLITLARLEERAAEKKPSIREALATHNEKIAQAQKDAPNPERPRPANAER
- a CDS encoding ParB/RepB/Spo0J family partition protein, with protein sequence MAKNEPNKPEEVKTAPAQETTTEEKSTLAPMPEISGEAPAPEKTAEETAALPHEDGAALHESDKNRPEVPTSIDIPAPGDVVVSFDKINEIVSGKQAAVKEAEQTAPEKQEVEKSAPTEKTAKPEKTSPNKKNDSKSKTAEKADKKPSRPAKQEKAPKAVKPEKPDKPKQAAEIGGRASAFPQATEQAQQETPPPTPELPPEPREAPRPGEQEQIVYLNLSELYAFKDHPFQVRNDEEMAAMVESVKDKGVTQPAIVRPREDGGYEIVSGHRRQKASELAGFTDMPCIIRNMTDEQAITQMVEDNTNQRENILPSERAKALQMQLEAIKKQGARTGNGQRSNEVVAERNKMTVKQVQRYIKLNELVPDLMKMVDEKKIAFTPAVELAFIAPKNQRYIAIAIEGQQSAPSLSQAQRMRDLDQKKLLNPDVIDGIMLEEKKEADKVIISSQELSQYFSKEKTPREMKDTIMKLLEENKDKLKEVSVPQKKAEQEK